The uncultured Desulfatiglans sp. DNA window GAACGATCGGGGCTGATCCCGCCCGAGGCTTGAATTCTTTGAAGGTGTATGCCGCCAGCAACGCCCCAAGGACGAAACCGATGATCTCCGGCCGCAGGTACTGCACGACATCGGCGCGGTGGAGACCCACGGCCCCGCCGATGTCCCTTTCGAAACAGGCGACGCAGATCCCCATGTTGCCCGGGTTGCCCCACTTTTGAAGCAGGGCGGCGAACAGGCCGATGAAGACGCCGACGCTGACAATCCCCCATCGACTCGCAAAAAAGCGTTTAATGGCATCCATTTTCCCTTTCCCCCCTCTTTGATGAATACGGCTCTCCACAACATACGGGGGCTTGTGTACTATAGAGAACATTGGATTGTCAAACTGGAAGATCCGATAATATCGGCCCTATAAATATGGTTTTTCTATGAGTTCAGGAGAAGGTCGAGGAACGGAGGACCTCTCTCCCGCTCTTTCATTGAAAGAATGATTTACGAGGAAAGAAATCAGCGTGTGAAAGAGGCCCCTGTATTGCGGGGACCTGGCATCTTCGGAAGGGCCGAGACGAGGTAAGGAAGGCGCTCTTTTGGTCCATGACCAGAGTTTTGCGGCATCTACTTGCGTTGCCGGCAACGATGGCCTGGTTCGTGTCCATCCGGAAATGGTCTTTTTCGCCAATCTCGGCGTCAATCTGCACGTTTGCTTGTGCGGCGACCACCAGGTCGCCTCCGCGCAAATGATTGATTCCCTTGATATTGGCCAAACCGGGACCTGCCGCGAAACGGTGGGACTGAGCACGCGCAGCGTGTAAAGAAAAACCCTCATTTCCGGATTGGAAACTGAGTCCTACCGCGAAATCATTTCCGGTTCATCGGAGAAGGGGCCATGGGGGACGAAAAGCCACCGGCGGGACCCTGCCTCTGGTTGCAGCCTTGCAAGTTCTTTTTTAAAAGACTAATGATGCGGTCCGGATTCGGCCACCTCCGACCATCAGCAGCCTTTTGAAGTGCCGAACAGTTCTTACGACCATGCAGGATGTTGCAAATGGAGGGATTCTATCGGTTTTGGACTGGATTCCAAAACCCGGCTCTTTGAAGGAGCCGGGCTTTGGAGCCCCATTTCTTCAGGGTGGCGATGTGATCTTATGTTATAGGCAGGTGAACTTTCCATCCGGAAATGATCTTTTTTGCCAATCTCTACGTCGATCTGCACGTTTGCTTGTGCGGCGACCCGCAGGTCGCCACCGCGCAAACGCTTGATTTCCTTGATATTGACAAAAAACCCTCATTTCCGGATTGGAAACTGGGTTCTACCGGGAAATCATTTCCAGATGGAAACGAACTAAGGATTCGTGCCCCCGGTTTTGTCTTCCGCGCCGGCAGCGGCCTCCTCCGTGGCGGATGACCCGTCATCCATCATTTTCGTCGCTTTGTCGCTCAGCTGAGAAGCCCCTTCTCCGACGGCCGTCTTAGCGTCTTCAAGTACTTCGCCCGTCTTTTCCTTGATCTGTCCAGCCGCCTCTTCCGTGGCGGACACAGTGTCTTCGACCACATCCTTGGATTGAGCCTCCACCTCTCCGGCCGCTTCCTCGGTGGTGGAAGCGGCTCGATCAGCGGCTTCCTCG harbors:
- a CDS encoding hypothetical protein (Evidence 5 : Unknown function); this encodes MVHDQSFAASTCVAGNDGLVRVHPEMVFFANLGVNLHVCLCGDHQVASAQMIDSLDIGQTGTCRETVGLSTRSV
- a CDS encoding hypothetical protein (Evidence 5 : Unknown function) encodes the protein MIFFANLYVDLHVCLCGDPQVATAQTLDFLDIDKKPSFPDWKLGSTGKSFPDGNELRIRAPGFVFRAGSGLLRGG
- a CDS encoding putative Outer membrane protein (Evidence 3 : Putative function from multiple computational evidences), with the protein product MRRIGVIIAGLLLMFTYGCSGEDAQKAAEETKEAVTATEEKAGQVKQEITETAEEAGAATEQAAGQAADEAEEAADRAASTTEEAAGEVEAQSKDVVEDTVSATEEAAGQIKEKTGEVLEDAKTAVGEGASQLSDKATKMMDDGSSATEEAAAGAEDKTGGTNP